The proteins below come from a single Malus domestica chromosome 03, GDT2T_hap1 genomic window:
- the LOC103416201 gene encoding L-type lectin-domain containing receptor kinase IX.1-like — protein MNSLKSKVTKPWNGSITTGGENTARIRYDSGSKNLSVVYTSFENASLVWRNISYIVDLNEYLQGYVVVGFTAATGTLTALHKINSWNFSSTELRDENEFNNSAPENGVNVGLLVGLVVGGCVVLAGGLVLVWCICWRKGKTGGSSDDEDPTVNDSIDEEFEKGTGPKKFSYKKLARSTGNFDEGEKLGEGGFGGVYRGFIKDLDSYVAVKRVSSRSRQGMKEYAAEVRIISRLRHRNLVQLIGWCHEKGELLLVYEFMSNGSLDSHLFKPKTLLHWEARYRIAQGLASGLFYLHEEWEQCVLHRDIKSSNIMLDSNFNAKLGDFGLARLVDHGKQSQTTVLAGTMGYMAPECVTTGKASKETDVYSFGVVALEIACGRKPIDPKFGRTQINMVEWVWELYGEGKIIEAADPKLCGEFDAKQMECLLIVGLWCAHPDYTMRPSIQQTIQVLNFEVPLPILPSKMPVASYVSLPVSFSISASYNTDLERRQTESSGHGYNTNSSQFTSSSASNSFPSASLLYTR, from the coding sequence ATGAACTCTCTCAAGTCTAAAGTTACAAAGCCTTGGAATGGATCCATTACAACCGGAGGGGAAAATACTGCTCGGATTCGCTACGATTCTGGATCCAAAAATCTTAGTGTTGTTTACACTAGTTTTGAGAATGCTTCCCTAGTGTGGAGGAATATTAGTTACATTGTAGACCTGAATGAGTACTTGCAGGGTTATGTTGTTGTTGGGTTCACTGCCGCGACAGGGACTCTTACAGCTCTACATAAAATCAACTCATGGAATTTTAGTTCTACAGAACTGCGCGATGAGAACGAGTTTAACAACTCGGCGCCAGAAAACGGGGTCAATGTCGGACTGCTTGTTGGGCTGGTTGTTGGTGGGTGTGTGGTTTTGGCTGGTgggttggttttggtttggtgcATTTGTTGGAGGAAGGGAAAAACAGGGGGAAGTAGTGATGATGAGGATCCTACGGTGAACGACTCGATCGATGAGGAATTCGAGAAGGGGACGGGCCCGAAGAAGTTTTCGTACAAGAAATTGGCTCGATCCACGGGTAATTTCGATGAGGGAGAAAAGCTTGGAGAAGGAGGATTTGGTGGGGTTTATAGAGGGTTCATAAAAGACTTGGACTCGTATGTTGCTGTTAAGAGGGTGTCAAGTCGGTCTAGACAGGGGATGAAGGAGTACGCGGCGGAAGTAAGGATCATTAGTCGACTTAGGCATCGGAATCTGGTGCAACTAATCGGTTGGTGCCATGAAAAAGGAGAGCTCCTGCTTGTTTACGAGTTCATGTCCAACGGAAGCTTAGATTCCCATTTGTTCAAACCGAAAACCTTGTTACATTGGGAGGCAAGATACAGAATTGCTCAAGGCTTGGCATCCGGGTTGTTCTATCTACACGAAGAATGGGAACAATGTGTGCTGCACAGGGATATTAAATCAAGCAATATTATGCTCGATTCAAATTTCAACGCCAAACTTGGGGATTTCGGATTAGCTCGACTTGTGGATCATGGAAAACAATCGCAAACCACGGTTCTGGCTGGAACCATGGGATACATGGCTCCGGAATGCGTTACCACAGGAAAGGCAAGCAAGGAAACAGATGTCTACAGCTTTGGAGTTGTTGCTTTGGAGATAGCTTGCGGGAGAAAACCCATTGATCCAAAGTTTGGAAGGACTCAAATTAACATGGTGGAGTGGGTTTGGGAGCTTTATGGAGAAGGGAAAATCATTGAAGCAGCTGACCCTAAATTGTGTGGAGAGTTCGATGCGAAACAGATGGAGTGTTTGTTGATTGTTGGGCTGTGGTGTGCTCATCCGGATTACACGATGAGGCCTTCGATACAACAAACAATTCAAgtacttaacttcgaagttccgttGCCCATTCTCCCATCAAAGATGCCGGTGGCCAGCTATGTATCTCTTCCGGTATCATTTTCAATCTCGGCGAGTTACAATACTGATTTGGAAAGACGTCAGACAGAGTCTTCGGGTCATGGTTACAACACCAACTCCTCACAATTCACCTCATCTTCTGCATCCAATTCTTTTCCATCAGCCTCACTTTTGTATACAAGATAA
- the LOC139194803 gene encoding seed agglutinin 1-like produces MVVVLLLKLLLFQLLPCAAPLSFNFSSFPKVPRNLSLEGDASVDGTFLRLTNSAADIQRNKSVGRATCSQPFLLRENATGKLADFTTNFTFAIDSLDKTPYGDGLAFFLAPNGSSLNTTVGLGGYLGLPVIELPNNESTNLC; encoded by the coding sequence ATGGTGGTTGTCCTTCTTCTCAAACTTCTCTTGTTTCAGCTACTTCCTTGTGCAGCTCCATTATCCTtcaacttctcctccttccCAAAAGTCCCCCGCAATTTATCTCTAGAGGGAGATGCTTCCGTCGACGGCACGTTCCTCCGTCTGACTAATAGCGCTGCCGACATCCAACGGAACAAAAGTGTCGGCCGAGCCACCTGTTCTCAACCCTTCCTCCTCCGCGAGAACGCCACCGGAAAACTCGCTGATTTCACCACAAACTTCACATTCGCCATCGACTCCTTAGACAAAACGCCCTACGGCGACGGACTCGCCTTCTTTTTGGCGCCAAACGGGTCCTCACTCAACACCACAGTAGGCCTAGGCGGCTATCTAGGCCTCCCCGTCATAGAGCTGCCAAATAATGAATCGACGAATCTGTGTTAA
- the LOC139194804 gene encoding uncharacterized protein: MAEESSVNLEVETSHASPSSILSDVDVNPNQRLSSVLLNEFNYLPWERAVTLALGGRSKLGYVNRAFPIPEIESPKYDAWLCKDQLVMSWLLNSMERKIAEIFSYAKSFMHLWKNLKEMYPE, translated from the coding sequence ATGGCTGAAGAGAGCTCAGTTAATCTAGAGGTAGAAACCTCTCATGCTTCTCCGTCTTCCATCTTGTCCGACGTTGATGTAAACCCAAACCAACGTCTAAGTTCAGTATTATTAAATGAATTTAATTATCTTCCATGGGAAAGAGCTGTGACACTTGCTTTGGGAGGACGATCGAAACTCGGCTATGTCAATAGAGCCTTTCCTATTCCTGAAATCGAGTCACCAAAGTATGACGCATGGCTCTGCAAAGATCAGCTTGTTATGTCATGGTTGCTTAACTCTATGGAACGAAAGATTGCTGAGATCTTCAGCTATGCCAAATCTTTCATGCATCTTTGGAAAAATCTTAAAGAGATGTATCCAGAATAA